From the genome of Toxoplasma gondii ME49 chromosome XII, whole genome shotgun sequence:
TGCAAACTCGTTTTCTGTCAGGCGTCCACACGCCTCATCGCGCTACGCGAGgccagagaaaaggagaagtttcaccttgtctctctctccttccaaGCCCGATAGTCCGCCAGAAAACTGTCGAACTACAGGATGACGATGCCACTCTTTCGAAACAAACCTCGTTCCGAACACGGTTTGTCTAGGGAACACATCCTCACCATTCCTTTGTCAACGTTCCAGTGAAACAGTGCGCGTATATCTAAGTCGACTGACACACACATGCGTAGGCGTATACgtatacacaaatacataagtatatatatatatatatatatatatatatatatgctgtATGTCATGTCGattgcgtctctgtctgtgcacGTTGTTCTTTAATGGTTAGGCTCAGTATTTCGAAGAAATTTGCATGCTTTGTGTGATGCCTTGTCTTGGAACGCCCATGTGGTTGGTCTGTGTTGAATTCCAGTGGGAGATACGCATGGCGCCTCTGACGGATCTGCCAGcagcgtcgctgtctccagacATCCTTCGCTGCCTTGGTAAGTCTTGCCTGTCTTTCATGCCCCGATCGCAGGACGCGTAACCCGTCAAGAACAGGGATTGTGTCTCATTTTTCATGCTCTGAAGCGCCCGTGTAGCCAAATGGACGCTGAGTTGCAAGCGCGAAGGAAAACACCGAAGCAGACCGGGTGTTCGAGCACTCATACAtgcacctatatatatatatatatatatgtaaacgTTAAGTGTATGTATCTGCgtgtatttatgtgtatGACGTGTCTGCATGTAACTCCTTTCTACGTGGCAGTAGTGTGTTCACATGCCCGTTTTCACCTAGGCCGTTTCCCTGTTTCGTTATGTTGTTTAGGCGTTGTTTACGACGACGAAACAGCCCGAAGTCTGTGTCTGGGGTTTCGCCATCCTGCCACTTTGGAGATTCTCCACCCTCGCATGCACCCGAAAGTGCCTCCGCCGCTCTGTTGGTTGAACTGCAAAGACGCGAGCGCGAAGCCGCAGTCGGCTGCTCAGAGAAACTtttcgaaagaaaacgaTGCCAGCCTCTCCGACGAGAACTCCACTCCATCTGGAGCTGCTCTTAAGCACAGCGCCTTGAGTCCGGAGGGGAAGCTTTCCGCCAAGAGACTCAGCCTGTTTCGAAGGTGTCCCTCGTCTGCGTCAGAGGCGGAAGACGCTAGCAGTGGAGCAGGCCGGAAGCACACGAAGAAATGCCGATCCGAAACACTAAACAATTCACAAACAGAGACGCTCTGTACAGATGCTGACAACATAGAACGCAAAtcgcagacagaaagaaatggTGCATCGCCGGTTCGCTGCAGCCTGGAAACACCCCGCCAGCCTCCACACACtggtgtgtatgtacaccacCTAGCAGATGCACCACAGTTGCTACCTGCTGAGTCGAATACTAATACTGCGGTTTGTGAAGACTCTAACGAAAAGGATGGAAGGGTAGCCCAGTCAGTTGCAGAAGCGATTGGACAGATGGACGAGCTGGAAGGTCGCGGGACGATCGAAAGAAAGCCGAGGTTCCCCGCAGAGCCTGTGGCTGCTCGTTCGCCGGTGGTGAAGTTAGAGCAAACACCGCGCAACTCTACGTCGTGTTCGGCTGCTGTCAGGCCAACAGTCACCAGTGTCAGTgccaagaggaagacaacaTTCTTTGGCTTACTCGGAATCCGCCGAGGTCTTCCCGGTGTGCAGCGAAAAGACAAATAGCATAAAAAACCCCGGAATTTGGATAATTTCATGCTTTCGACTGAAACGGCTTTCACGtgcgacgcagaggcgcgcCCGTCAAGTTGTTTCTTTCGACATCAAAATGGACTCACCTAAAACGCGACGTGGAAAGCTTACATGTGCCAAGCTTGGTGTCTTCCGCCTATTCTTACACACCGCGTACACATGTAGCTAATTATCTCCGAGGTGTGAACATTAACTTCGGAGGCTGCTGACTGTTTCATGTGTGTTTGCTGGTAGTGACACAAGCGTGGTCACATCCccacaaaaaaaaagaatCCCCCTTCTGCTTCCATGTCTGACAGTCGAGGTTCCTGCGGTTCGGCTGCGTTTCCGATTCCGCCCAGCGTCGTCGAATGCCAACTGAGAACTACACGAACATTAGAACTCTCAGCtgctcttgtttttcttccacttACTTCAGACGGTTCAACAATAGTTGCAactctctgttttcgcttTGATGTCTGCGTTACTGCCTTCCGTGTCACCGCGGAACCGTCTCGCAGTTCATCGAATACACGCGACCCCCTCTCGAAAAACACTCTTTGTTATGTTCAGTATCCTCGGTACTACAGTGTCTGTTTGTTCGATCTGAGTGACACCATCGTGGACATAAGATTACCGAATATCACGGTACCGCTGTGATTGCGCACTTTCCTTTCAGGCACACGGCATAGTTCCACCTGTCCCACTCACTGCCAGTACAGTCCGGTGTACCGGTGAAAGTCCCCGTTTCTCAGTGCAGTTCCGCATTCCAGCTTCCCTTGTATGATTTAACTCAGTTAATCAGTAAAGGCTTGGTATTCGGTACCAGCCGGTCTAAAATAGTGATGTGTGTTCCGATCCGCCCTAGTCTTGATTTCGCATCTGGGCTCCACATTGCATCCTCCACCAAGTCCTAGCTTGATGGCTGTGAATCCtgagttttctttctttggGGTCAACCGAAGGACGTTCTGTGTCTGTTGCTTGTGTTTGCATTCCGCACCAGACCGTGAGACTTTGCGGTCTCGTTTCCGTTCCTGCACGGACAAAAGGCGTGTTACCGACGTGGATATCGACGAGTCTGAGAAGTCCGACGTCTACCGAGCCGACTGCGCTTCACTGAGTGCGGATCAGCCATCCCGCGACCGCGACAGGAAAGCTATCTTGGCACAAGCTGCCGACACAGTCTCTATTTTACGCTTCCTAAGACACAAGAAACAGGGACAGCGAGCCTTGGGCTCTTCCCGCGAACATAAAACTGACACACGAAGGAAAGCCTGTCACGTCGCCGGCCTAGAGGAACTCGGGTTGTGCGCTGCGATGTGTTACGCGGCGCAGATCTACTTAGACAAAATCTACCGAGCGCGAGAGATGCATCCGCTGCAAAAGCCACCCGCACCTCTCGAAAGGCTCTCCTGCTAGGGTTTCGAGCCAACGCAAGAAACTGACAGACAAAATCACCGCGCTGCGAACGCGGTCGCCACACTGTCTACAGAGAGCTGACTAGAAAGTtacacacgcatgcacacgAAAAGACACCCCGATCGGGGTGCACGCGTGCACACCCGTTGCTTGGCCCTGTCGACGTGGAACCCACAAATCGGGAGAGCGTTCACATATTCCCATCTGCAACGTTGAACCGTTTCCAGAGGAACTTGACGGTTTCGTAAGTGCCTGAGAAATatcgcagagaaacgcaggtAGCGAGACCAAAGTGGCGGGAGGGGAAACACTACAGGCAAGAGCGGTGCATTGAAGTCGGAAACAACACGCAAAACCTACACCTCCAAGCTGGCTCCCTTACAAGGCGCTTCATTCAACAATCGAGATATCGGACACACGACGTTCCTCATTCCAAGCCAAACAATCACATGGATACTCTAAAAGACGTCAGAACCGATCAGAACGACTCCTGCGTATCTGTGTTTATATCCGTATCCTGACAGAAATGCATCGGCAGATACAGTGGCGCACATGCACATTCATAGGGTAGCATATACGCGTGACGATGCTTTAGTCTGGAGAACACCTCGGTAAATATTTAGAAGCCTTGgttcggtgcatgcagtggaatCGAAATATACGCAAAACGCATCTGCGAAGCCGCTCCACTTACCCCAACAAATGCCTGTTGCTGGAGTGTTTAACGCAATCCTCGTCGAGGTGCCCTGAGGATCGAATGAATGAAAGACTCAAAAACCAATGTGGAAGACGCTCGTTTCCGCGGCCCCCGTCTTGGAGAGCGACAACGATGAACTGCATTCACTCTCGGAAGCTGTGCCAGCCGGCCTCTACATGCAAATGCTAGGGCAAACGCATCGACCGCCCATGTGACACTCACACACACATAGACACAACGAATACAGACACGCGATcctacacatatatacaaatacgCATTCATAGGTCCAGACATCCAATACGcgcaatatatatatatatatatatatatatatggaagTCGTCGAtaactgcatgcattttcaTCGTGCTTATCCACGCGTACTACGGCAGTTCTCATGATCGACACGTATCGAGAGTGATGTCGATAAATCCATCGCGACTAACACCAACAAGCATAGAATCAGACATGCACGCATAAGGACAAATGTACAAATACGCCTGTGTACGTAAGCGACCGCATCGTGACACGCCAGGATGAGCAAACAGTGCGATGGAGAGTTAGGAGATCCTCTGTGCCTCGCAGCTCTGTAcccgctgcagctgccggAGCCTCTGGCCATAAAAACGAAAAGCCGAGCGACGTCCCTCCTTTGTGAAACTCCACGAGAGTGCAACGTTAAGGCAAACTGGCAAACGTCTTACCCTCCAGAAACCTCGAAATCCCTCTTCTCTGAAAATCGTCCGGACCGCACTATGCAGCGActgcagagaacagaagcaAAAGTATAGTTCATCGGAATTCAAGTTTTACACACCTGCGAAAAAGGTTCTCCTTTATCAGAAAATCGTGCCTCACCTGCCCTGCTACGTGACAACATGCTACACCCACAATACACACGCACGCGCTGTTGTCCCACCATGAGGTCGAGAAGACCCAgccaaatatatatatatatatatatatatacgtttatgtaaatacgtatatatgGTCAAGCACATACCCCttagacatatatatatatatatatatatatatatatatatagagagagagagagagagagagagacaacatGTATGTGTCCTATCGTTAATGTTCACAAGCAttctgcatgtgcatatatatacatgcacacaaCGGAAAGACCCCCGGAACGCACATTTCGACAGGTAAATGTCGTGGACCTCCAAGCAGCGGATTGGAGGGAGTGGAATGAATCGAGAGCGCTGAACGTTTTGTGTCTTTTGCCTACACTGTATTTTTTTGTGACGCGTGGAAGGAATGCTTTCTGGACACAAGCCGGTCGATGCTGCTGTGCTCGGTCAGAGCCTCCCGCCCGGCCACAGACCCGCATACGCGCTTGTCGGGCCACGGCCtcttgctgcatgcaaagaaaaaaacatctGCTCGCACCATTTCGCCAAATCCGCTTCCTATCTCATGAAGACTCACGTTCGCTGCATGTCCTTCTTCCACGCGATCAGCACATAGGTGCACAGCAGTGATTGTTTCACGACATCCATACATTCGAGATACCGCTTGTTTCatataatatgtatatgtagatattGCTTTATCACTTGCTTTGCATCTTTACATATTtttatacatacacatatcgCGTGTTCCATAGAAAATTGCATTAACTCATCCTTTCCACGAAGCGAGTGTTTGTTCCGGTAGCTCTTGAAAAGGTGCATTGTGCACAAGAGTTCCTGAACGTCGGTCCGCATGTCTTTCTTGGGGCTTCTCAGTTTCGACTAACCACACTTTCCGCCACGAGTCGACCTTGCGCAGAAGTTTTCTCAGtccgcagaaaaagacaaggcGCACGCAGGAAAGGCCATGAAAAGAAACCTTTAAGCTTACCTGCTGGCGATAGCAGTCTTGAGTTTGGAGTCTTGTTTTGATGACGTCGAGAGGATTCGAGATGAGACCCGCCACGCCTCCGCTGACGGCTAAGTGACATTCCAGGtaacagagacacacggcACTTTCGATTTTCGAGCGTTCCTACACGGAATCACTTCGCTTTCTACACGACCACAGTCCGTATTCACATCTGCATACACCCAGAATTACGGACAATACCTtcgatatatacatatatatatatatgtatgcatatatattcatgcGTGTATATTGTAGGCAAGCGCGTAGAAGGAGGGTGGAAGGCTGCGTTGTCTTGAGACAACCAGACTCTTTTTATCGGCGTATCTCCTGGAGCGTCTGTGCACAAGGTATGCACTGAAACGATGTAGACTCTGCGAGGAAACTGAAGTGCATTTTTGCTCACAGAACACGATTCGCCTCCACCCGCTGGCGCCTCCGAGTTCCCCCTGCTTCTGGagtcgctctgtctctctactGGTGTCCCCTCTTGAGACGGTCGTAGGTCACTCAGACCTGTTCGCATGGCAAGGAGCGCAAAGCGTCGATCAAGGAAAGCTTCTTTCGCAGTGTTGACTCGACAGCCTGAACTCAAGTCTTCGTTTACCTGCGCAGAAGAAGTAGAGATGCAGGTGGCTGCGGCGATCGGCCCCTTCGCAGGGAGGCAGAACGGCTTGCTTCATCCACTCGTTCACGCAGACGAGAGTCGCTCCGAACGGCACATTCAAAAGCACTGTTGCCGGAAGGCTCCGACACAACGCCATCCCGCCTTCGTCCTGGAGCACCGTCCGTAGGCAGTCCAAGGGACTCCTAAAAACAAACACAAAGATTGCACATGACATACAAGAGTCAAAGCCATCCACGCAGGCATACGTGGTGACACACATCAAGAAATGTATCCGGacatgcacagagagacacacaaataCACACCCCCAGACTTGCATGAAGACGTACCTTAAAACATGCATCAAGACATGGACTGGAGGCCGTCCAAAAAACCAATATGGACACCCAAATACAGCCCAATCCAGGTTTCGATCTGTGTTGACACACTGAGAAACTTTTGTACGCAAAAAAGACTCTTAGTCCTTTGACATCATGCACAAACACAAGGTCTCCCGAATCATCTTCCTCGCGTACTGTTACGATTCACTTAAAGTTCTCTTCGgtcttcgcttccccgcCAAACAGGTTTGGGCCTCTCCATCTTGGAATTGAATCcgcgcctcttcccctgtTTCTCCCCCCTTCGGGTGTGGCGACGATGCATATGCAGTGCAAGCTCACTTGTAGCAGCCAAGCTGAAGCCTCTGCTTAATCACATCCATCGGCGTGAGGATGACGTCGTGCGTGAGTGTCGCGATCCCCCCGCAAATGAGGGACTCTATCGGCGAAAGCTGCGCCCCCTCGGCTGCGACCTGGGCACCCGCCtctccagtgcatgcgcctcctCCGGGGGCGCGAGGGCGGTCGCCGACGGCGACCCAGCCGTCGGCCCACCCGGAACCTGGAGGGACGTCGCCTGGGTCCCGGGGCTTGAGTGggctttctctctggtgTGGTCCATTCGAGGCGTCACCGCCGGCTGTGTCTGaccttctccgtcgcttcaTCGCCGCGTCTTCAGTCTCGCTGGGGACGGGGCCGCGCCCCTCTGGGAGCGACAATcgctcctttttctcgaggaagaactgCTTCATTCTCTCGTAGGAAAGAAAGTagaatgcatgcgcaggaaTGCATCCCGAGGCGACCGCTGTGGCGCCTCGGTAGAAGCGCGGAATGCCCCCTTCTGCGTAGAGCGACTTCGCAGCGGACACTATGGAGAATCTCCCTCGCGAGACGCGAAACTCTTCTTCGGCAATAGGCGCCAAGGTCGCATGCGTGCGACACGCTGTCTTCCGAAccagcgaggcagagacaccggagccGCGGGAGTCGCCGGGTCCGGCCAGTATCGCTAGCTGTCTCCGCCACACCGCGCCGGCCCCAGGTCCTTCCAGAGCGGCTGCGGAGTGCCAGGGAAACCGCGGGGCCTGGCCGCGCTCGCCGAGAGGCGGCGCCAGGAGGGACGTTGGcacggagagagggaagacagaatgaagggagaaggcagagcgggagaaaggggagacagCCGATCCGGATGCCGGAAAGAGTCGTGCAATGCCGACGCAACTGGAAGACGGGACGCCCCGGACGCGATCAGGACCCACAGCGCGAGCGGACGCCCCGGTCAGGTTTGGACACACCGAcgcgaaacgcatgcgctccACCGCATCCTCGAGAGAGCGAGCAATTGGTCTTTGACGCGCGCCAGAGAGAATGTGACCTACATCGTTGCACGCAGGGACCGACGAGTTGCCACGATCTCTAAAAGCCCTGGCCAGTGCACCTtggccttcgccgcctcttAAAACATCTGCGACGCGCCTTGAAGATCCGCCCCGCTGATAAACTTCAGTCAACAGCAGccccgaggaagaagggaccGCGCGCTGCCTGGCTTGCTGGCTAGCTGGGCTGCACCCAAACGCCCTGGGGCCCAGGCCCGCCTCTCGCAGAGCCACCGCGGGCCACGAGCCCCCtggcgacagcgagaaagaggcgtATGGCCTCGAGACCGTCACTAAGGGGCGCAGACCCGTCCCCCGATCCCCTGGATTTTTCACGGGCGTCGAGTACGCCAGCGAGGACAACGGCGAAGGCCCAAGGCAAGGCCCCTGTCCGACGGGCGGCAGGGGGTTTCGCCGAAGCGGACAGAACCGCTCAAGGGGACTGTGGGGCATTTGGAGGGCCACGCGCCCTTCGGCGGGACCCGCGGCGAGTCGTCCCTCCGTCCCGCCGCCCCAGAGAGAGCGGGCACCGTCCCCGGCATAGGGCCTGTTGGAGAGACCTTGCGAGGCAGGAGTCTCTCGAGGCTGCGCGTCGCGAAGACAAGAAGTTCGCGGCTCTCTTTGCTCACCTCGCGTGCAGTCTGTCGACGCCTCCGAGGGGTGTGGAGGCGGGGACATACACAGGGCTTGGGCTCGAGTTTTGATCGTGTCAATCGGGTACACAGCCAAGTGTTCCATCAACCCCGCAATGCTGcccgcagctgcatgcaggggcAAGGGCCAGTCGCCCTGCCACTCTTCCCAGTCGAGACTTGTCTCCCACCCCTCGGGCCTCCGGGCCGCCGGTTCTCTGCCTTTCACTATCTCCTCCATgtttgtcttctcgctcttcttctcgctgagCTCTCCACTTTCAGACCCTGGCTGCGGCGCCTTCGAGGCGTTGAAGGCCGCCCCCTGGGCGCCTTTAGGCCCGACCAGCGGGGTCCTGTCCCCTCTGCCGCCCTCCTGCATAGATGGTTGAGACGGAAGCGGCCAGAGGAGGCCCGCCAGATATGGCACTGTTTCGAAATATGCAGGATCGAAGAACAAAGACTTCTGCGCTGCACAGCCTTGCTTGCCTAGCACCTCCGTCGCTCAAGAGTGAGGACTGTGAGTTCTAGAAGAGACGCATGTCCCTCGACAgaacgcttctctctctcagtaGTCACGTTTCTCTCGGGGTACGAGGAAGCCTTCGTCTGTGTATATTTAGACTGATGGGCCTCTACACCTCTACACATCCAAGGGATGCGGCGCAATTCCAGAAATCCGGATCCCCTCACGcaggaaaagcgagacgaGCGACCCTACCGCCGCAGTTGGTTTCGAACTCATGGAACAAACGCACAGAGACACATGGATGAGTCGCCGAAGGGACTTGCACATGTGCGTTTCTCCATGCACAAATCCGCAGCGCGAGAATGGACCGACAGCGGCCACAGATCAGCACAGATTGCGGACGAAATCTCCCCAATCGTAGCGGCAGGGAAGGCCAGGACGAAGCGGGGCACACAGACAACAGCGTAAAACGGAACCGCGTCGGAGGGCTTTTGAGGAAAGCCAAGCGCTCAGAGCACTCTTTCGGCAGTGCAGCAATTacagacaggaaagaagacaggccaaaaaaggagaaaaggcgccACAGGGATCCAGCGCACGAGCCAGTGTGCCCCCCAACGTGCAGGGTGAACGGAAAAGCGCAAAGGGAATCGCAGTCGAATGGAAGAATGTCAAGTGAAGAGCCGAATGAAAACGCAGCATGACTGGCAGGGTTTGGCAGACGTTGGACCGGGAGAGGAACGAGTGTGTCGCGGGTCAAAAAGGAAGCTTGCGCGCTGCGGCTGCGGGGCTTTGTCTGTTCTGTCGATTCTCAACGGAACCACC
Proteins encoded in this window:
- a CDS encoding carrier superfamily protein (encoded by transcript TGME49_277090), coding for MQEGGRGDRTPLVGPKGAQGAAFNASKAPQPGSESGELSEKKSEKTNMEEIVKGREPAARRPEGWETSLDWEEWQGDWPLPLHAAAGSIAGLMEHLAVYPIDTIKTRAQALCMSPPPHPSEASTDCTRGEQREPRTSCLRDAQPRETPASQGLSNRPYAGDGARSLWGGGTEGRLAAGPAEGRVALQMPHSPLERFCPLRRNPLPPVGQGPCLGPSPLSSLAYSTPVKNPGDRGTGLRPLVTVSRPYASFSLSPGGSWPAVALREAGLGPRAFGCSPASQQARQRAVPSSSGLLLTEVYQRGGSSRRVADVLRGGEGQGALARAFRDRGNSSVPACNDVGHILSGARQRPIARSLEDAVERMRFASVCPNLTGASARAVGPDRVRGVPSSSCVGIARLFPASGSAVSPFSRSAFSLHSVFPLSVPTSLLAPPLGERGQAPRFPWHSAAALEGPGAGAVWRRQLAILAGPGDSRGSGVSASLVRKTACRTHATLAPIAEEEFRVSRGRFSIVSAAKSLYAEGGIPRFYRGATAVASGCIPAHAFYFLSYERMKQFFLEKKERLSLPEGRGPVPSETEDAAMKRRRRSDTAGGDASNGPHQRESPLKPRDPGDVPPGSGWADGWVAVGDRPRAPGGGACTGEAGAQVAAEGAQLSPIESLICGGIATLTHDVILTPMDVIKQRLQLGCYKSPLDCLRTVLQDEGGMALCRSLPATVLLNVPFGATLVCVNEWMKQAVLPPCEGADRRSHLHLYFFCAAVSGGVAGLISNPLDVIKTRLQTQDCYRQQQEAVARQARMRVCGRAGGSDRAQQHRPACVQKAFLPRVTKKYSSLHSAVRTIFREEGFRGFWRGTSTRIALNTPATGICWGTYETVKFLWKRFNVADGNM